One segment of Fimbriiglobus ruber DNA contains the following:
- the cysS gene encoding cysteine--tRNA ligase produces the protein MPLQVYSTLTRKKEPFHKQPGDSVSMYVCGPTVYKPSHIGHMVGPVIFDTVKRYLTYLGYNVKFVINITDVDDKLIVEAGKQKTTVPELAGRITKDYQDSLKKLNVTGIDAFPKATEHIPGMIAMMERLIAKGYAYPAGGDVYFDVSKDEDYGKLCNRDPEQLEAGSRIEVSEKKRNPGDFALWKGAKPNEPPEVQFDSPWGKGRPGWHIECSVMSQALLGETLDIHGGGLDLQFPHHENELAQSESDTGKPFARYWMHNGLMRIEGEKISKTHEEEQKKKATLIVSEVLQKYAPETVRFLLLSSHYRSPIEYSNKRLDELNTALQAFYRFFERYERIAGESFYSLRGVIKVIPEAKYNIIPLVTGYRTNFWEFMDDDFNTGGASGVLFELLTGLNRFADQEDLEQSTNNAGAKAAFQFGVNVLRELANILGLFWEPPAKASLGGGDQLVAGLMQLLLDLRANLRTEAKAAAKDNPLKKAMFDQTDLIRQRLADLKVTLEDRPGGTTWRVG, from the coding sequence ATGCCGTTGCAGGTGTACAGCACGCTGACCCGCAAGAAGGAGCCGTTCCACAAGCAGCCGGGCGATTCGGTGAGCATGTACGTCTGCGGGCCGACGGTGTACAAGCCGAGTCACATCGGGCACATGGTCGGCCCGGTCATCTTCGACACGGTCAAGCGGTACCTCACATACCTCGGGTACAACGTCAAATTCGTCATCAACATCACGGACGTGGACGACAAGCTGATCGTCGAGGCCGGCAAGCAGAAAACGACCGTCCCCGAACTGGCCGGGCGGATCACAAAGGACTACCAGGACAGCCTGAAGAAGCTGAACGTCACCGGGATCGACGCCTTCCCGAAGGCGACCGAACACATCCCCGGCATGATCGCCATGATGGAGCGGCTGATCGCGAAAGGGTATGCGTACCCCGCGGGCGGCGACGTCTACTTCGATGTGTCCAAGGACGAGGATTACGGCAAACTCTGCAACCGCGACCCCGAACAACTGGAAGCCGGCTCGCGAATCGAAGTCAGTGAGAAGAAGCGGAACCCGGGCGACTTCGCGCTCTGGAAGGGCGCGAAGCCGAACGAACCGCCCGAAGTGCAGTTCGACAGCCCGTGGGGCAAGGGCCGACCGGGGTGGCACATCGAATGCTCGGTGATGAGCCAGGCGCTCCTGGGCGAAACGCTCGACATCCACGGCGGCGGCCTCGACCTCCAGTTCCCCCACCACGAAAACGAGCTGGCCCAGAGCGAATCCGACACGGGCAAGCCGTTCGCGCGGTATTGGATGCACAACGGGCTGATGCGGATCGAGGGCGAGAAGATCTCGAAGACGCACGAGGAAGAGCAGAAGAAGAAGGCGACCCTGATCGTGTCCGAGGTGTTGCAGAAGTACGCGCCGGAGACCGTCCGGTTTCTCCTGCTCAGCTCGCACTACCGGAGCCCGATCGAGTACAGCAACAAGCGACTGGACGAGTTGAACACGGCCCTCCAGGCGTTTTACCGCTTCTTCGAGCGGTACGAGCGAATTGCCGGGGAGAGTTTCTACTCGTTGCGAGGGGTCATAAAAGTCATACCCGAAGCAAAGTATAATATTATTCCGCTGGTCACGGGATACCGCACTAACTTCTGGGAGTTCATGGATGATGATTTCAACACCGGTGGTGCTTCGGGAGTCCTTTTTGAACTGCTAACGGGACTCAACCGGTTCGCAGATCAAGAAGACCTGGAACAATCGACCAATAACGCCGGTGCGAAAGCGGCATTCCAGTTCGGGGTCAACGTCCTGCGTGAGTTGGCTAACATCCTCGGCCTGTTCTGGGAGCCGCCCGCGAAAGCCTCGCTCGGCGGCGGCGACCAGCTCGTCGCCGGCCTGATGCAGCTCCTCCTCGACCTGCGGGCGAACCTCCGCACCGAGGCGAAGGCTGCCGCCAAGGACAACCCGCTGAAGAAGGCGATGTTCGACCAGACCGACCTCATCCGCCAGCGGCTCGCGGACCTCAAAGTCACCCTCGAAGACCGCCCCGGCGGGACGACCTGGCGGGTCGGGTAA
- a CDS encoding SRPBCC family protein: MIQSGTIRLSQFINHPPAKVWLALTDPAIHAKWWAAGDVRAVVGHRFTLDMGPWGQQPCEVVAVEPERLLSYSFAPGTLDTTVTWRIEPETGGTRLHLEHSGFDLESPMGKTAFGGMGQGWPKVLERIEPAIIAGVPN; this comes from the coding sequence GTGATCCAGTCCGGAACCATTCGCTTATCACAATTCATCAACCACCCGCCCGCGAAGGTCTGGCTGGCCCTGACCGACCCGGCGATTCACGCGAAGTGGTGGGCGGCCGGCGACGTCCGGGCCGTCGTCGGCCACCGGTTCACGCTCGACATGGGACCGTGGGGGCAGCAGCCGTGCGAGGTCGTCGCGGTGGAACCCGAGCGCCTGCTGAGTTACAGTTTTGCTCCCGGTACGCTCGACACGACCGTCACCTGGCGGATCGAGCCCGAGACCGGCGGCACCCGCCTGCACCTGGAACACTCGGGTTTCGACCTTGAGTCCCCGATGGGCAAGACGGCCTTCGGCGGCATGGGGCAGGGGTGGCCGAAGGTACTGGAGCGGATCGAACCGGCCATCATCGCCGGCGTGCCGAACTGA
- a CDS encoding M48 family metallopeptidase: MPILLVLFVAASCLKIPWPSPPFGAGPGESVLLTALVTAVPILAATILGGWVVRALEHGPERRRQVLARYLRFRRLFVFGNLAAAAVAVGGCGWGATVWKTLEVDISPVRAAVDSHLNPGTSAPTADGQPVRVLFPGAELLVPAPYFLILFAGWVVFYPAERALHRTSPSVRDSQNPTAFWGPGEYLGFHLRQFALMIALPIGLFVAQQSLARVTPDLVRSGWFQVASFIGAGVIFVLLPRAVKPLLGLKPLPPGPTRDRLEATARRLNFRYTELLLWPTRGAMANAMVLGVVPWARYVVFTDRLLDQLAPDELDAVLGHEVGHVRHLHIPFYAAFFMLSATVASVAAEAGARALTAAGWELPEGADEFVALPVVAMAAYVFVVFGLLSRRCERQADVFGCRAGSCTVPDCTGHTADTVLVPAGRGCAGAGRWHSSGRSTGWPS, encoded by the coding sequence ATGCCGATTCTGCTCGTACTGTTTGTGGCCGCGTCGTGTCTGAAGATTCCCTGGCCGTCCCCCCCGTTCGGAGCCGGTCCCGGGGAAAGTGTCTTGCTCACGGCACTCGTCACGGCAGTGCCGATCCTGGCGGCCACCATCCTCGGCGGGTGGGTGGTGCGGGCTCTGGAACACGGCCCCGAGCGCCGGCGGCAGGTTCTCGCCCGCTACCTCCGGTTCCGGCGGCTGTTCGTCTTCGGCAACCTCGCCGCGGCGGCGGTGGCGGTGGGCGGGTGCGGGTGGGGCGCGACCGTCTGGAAGACGCTGGAAGTTGACATCAGCCCCGTCCGCGCGGCCGTCGATTCTCATCTCAATCCGGGAACCAGCGCACCGACCGCGGACGGCCAGCCGGTTCGCGTTCTGTTCCCCGGTGCGGAACTGCTCGTGCCGGCCCCGTACTTCCTCATCCTGTTCGCCGGGTGGGTCGTCTTCTACCCGGCCGAGCGGGCGTTGCACCGAACGTCGCCGTCCGTTCGAGATAGCCAGAACCCGACGGCGTTCTGGGGGCCGGGCGAATACCTGGGCTTCCATCTCCGGCAGTTCGCCCTGATGATCGCGCTGCCGATCGGCCTGTTCGTGGCCCAGCAGTCGCTCGCCCGGGTTACCCCGGACCTGGTCCGGTCCGGGTGGTTCCAGGTCGCGTCGTTCATCGGCGCGGGCGTCATCTTCGTGCTGCTGCCGCGGGCGGTGAAGCCGCTGCTCGGGCTCAAGCCCCTTCCGCCCGGCCCGACCCGGGACCGCCTGGAGGCGACCGCCCGCCGGCTGAACTTCCGGTACACCGAACTGCTCCTGTGGCCGACCCGCGGGGCGATGGCGAACGCGATGGTCCTCGGGGTCGTCCCGTGGGCCCGGTACGTGGTGTTCACCGACCGCCTGCTCGACCAGCTCGCTCCAGACGAGTTGGACGCCGTCCTCGGACACGAGGTCGGACACGTGCGGCACCTGCACATCCCGTTCTACGCGGCCTTTTTCATGCTGAGCGCAACGGTCGCGTCGGTGGCGGCCGAGGCCGGCGCGCGGGCGCTGACGGCGGCGGGGTGGGAGTTGCCCGAGGGGGCGGACGAGTTCGTCGCGCTGCCGGTGGTGGCGATGGCCGCCTACGTCTTCGTCGTATTCGGGCTGTTGTCCCGCCGGTGCGAGCGGCAGGCGGACGTGTTCGGCTGCCGGGCCGGGTCGTGTACGGTCCCGGACTGCACCGGCCACACGGCGGACACGGTCCTCGTCCCGGCCGGCCGGGGCTGTGCCGGAGCGGGACGCTGGCACTCGTCCGGGCGCTCGACCGGGTGGCCGAGCTGA
- a CDS encoding ArsR/SmtB family transcription factor codes for MALPDVFAVLSNPVRRRVLELLLTRPYTVNDLVDEFRLNRPAVSEHLQVLRTARLVRDERRGRERYYHIEPARLQEVNEWLKPFELYWRKRLQSLERTLDEEKP; via the coding sequence ATGGCGCTCCCCGACGTTTTCGCGGTCCTGTCGAACCCGGTTCGCCGCCGCGTTCTGGAACTCCTGCTCACGCGACCGTACACGGTCAACGACCTGGTGGACGAGTTTCGACTCAACCGGCCGGCCGTGTCGGAACACTTGCAGGTGTTGCGGACCGCCAGGTTGGTGCGGGACGAGCGCCGTGGCCGCGAGCGGTATTACCACATCGAGCCGGCACGCCTGCAAGAAGTGAACGAATGGCTGAAGCCATTCGAGCTTTACTGGCGCAAACGCCTCCAATCCCTCGAACGCACTCTCGACGAGGAAAAACCGTGA
- a CDS encoding DUF4058 family protein yields the protein MPLRDHFRSPVNDRHMWNELHFMWPMSIVRQLFDILPTGYASAPNVRTGQLFEIDGSAFELDESTGSKHLIGVGDRDAATMPLSPEPTLTLEADLSAQDEFEVRVYDTDRGRQLVAAIEIVSPANKDRPESRRAFVAKIETLLQQDVCVSVIDLVTIRQFNLCADLLDLVGRADPKLGPTPPYLYAVTIRSRKQSAKRSLLDVWHYPMTLGQPLPTLPLWLDTDLRVLLPLEPGYEETCRLLHIR from the coding sequence ATGCCGCTGCGCGACCACTTCCGCTCGCCGGTCAACGATCGCCACATGTGGAACGAACTCCATTTCATGTGGCCGATGTCGATCGTCCGGCAACTCTTCGACATTCTCCCCACGGGCTACGCCTCCGCGCCGAACGTCCGTACCGGGCAATTGTTTGAGATCGATGGCTCCGCGTTCGAGCTGGATGAATCGACCGGGAGCAAACACCTGATCGGTGTCGGCGACAGGGACGCAGCCACCATGCCACTGTCACCGGAGCCAACGCTGACTCTGGAAGCGGACCTGTCCGCGCAGGACGAGTTCGAAGTCCGGGTTTACGATACCGACCGCGGCCGGCAGCTGGTCGCGGCGATCGAGATCGTCAGCCCGGCGAATAAGGATCGGCCGGAGAGCCGGCGGGCGTTCGTGGCCAAGATCGAGACCCTGCTCCAGCAAGACGTGTGCGTCTCGGTCATCGATTTGGTGACGATCCGCCAGTTCAATCTGTGCGCGGACCTGTTGGATCTGGTCGGCCGCGCCGACCCCAAACTCGGCCCGACCCCGCCGTACCTGTACGCGGTCACGATCCGGTCCCGCAAACAGTCCGCGAAGCGGTCGCTCCTCGACGTGTGGCACTACCCCATGACCCTCGGCCAACCGCTCCCGACGCTCCCACTCTGGCTGGACACCGACCTCCGCGTGCTGCTGCCGCTCGAACCGGGCTACGAGGAAACCTGCCGGCTTCTCCATATCAGGTGA
- a CDS encoding SHOCT domain-containing protein, which produces MQRLTDQGWQKVIELAQRYGVSTDAVMSMLQAVVNGNGTMAQFYHPELGGGGQWMQGGMTMVGDMFNYGLKSKVDGLCSELSQLLAQQPFVPPPQPSQSQWQGGQQQQGGYGAGGYAGGSPVSLFVQGSSGGSWWPAELGSPNGSGGQNNVRYAYFSNARRLAVEVNGTVTVYDTLDNQIGGVSQQQGAGGSVTLTSQYGTVDVARLPVVSVNGVAPQSFTPNYAPPSNTPDYAPPPFTSNYAPLPQSSQPSAAGKVQEADIFSKIERLAELQQKGIISQEEFAAKKSELLGRL; this is translated from the coding sequence ATGCAGCGTCTCACCGATCAAGGCTGGCAAAAGGTCATCGAACTCGCCCAGCGTTACGGGGTCAGCACCGACGCCGTCATGAGCATGTTGCAGGCCGTGGTGAACGGCAACGGGACGATGGCCCAATTTTACCACCCGGAGTTGGGCGGGGGCGGCCAGTGGATGCAAGGCGGCATGACCATGGTCGGCGACATGTTCAACTACGGGCTGAAATCGAAAGTCGATGGCTTGTGTTCGGAACTCTCCCAGCTCCTGGCCCAACAACCCTTCGTCCCGCCGCCCCAGCCCAGCCAGTCGCAATGGCAGGGCGGCCAGCAGCAACAGGGCGGCTACGGCGCCGGCGGGTATGCGGGCGGCAGCCCCGTCAGCCTCTTTGTCCAGGGATCGTCGGGCGGGTCGTGGTGGCCCGCTGAGTTGGGTAGTCCGAACGGGAGCGGCGGTCAGAACAACGTGCGCTATGCGTATTTCTCGAACGCCCGGCGGTTGGCAGTCGAGGTGAACGGGACAGTGACCGTTTACGACACCCTCGACAACCAGATCGGGGGCGTTTCGCAGCAACAGGGCGCCGGCGGGTCCGTCACCTTGACCAGCCAGTACGGTACCGTCGACGTCGCGAGATTGCCCGTCGTTTCCGTCAACGGCGTCGCCCCCCAATCGTTCACGCCGAACTACGCGCCCCCGTCCAACACGCCGGACTACGCGCCCCCGCCGTTCACGTCGAACTACGCGCCGCTGCCGCAGTCATCGCAACCGTCTGCCGCCGGGAAAGTTCAGGAAGCGGACATCTTCAGCAAGATCGAACGGTTGGCCGAACTGCAACAAAAGGGGATCATCTCCCAGGAAGAGTTCGCCGCCAAAAAGTCGGAACTCTTGGGCCGGCTATAG
- the dnaB gene encoding replicative DNA helicase → MSADLISPDRLPPQSREAERGLLGSVLRDNEVISEILQIIRPDNFYFDAHQKIFQVIIDLYQDGKPVDLVILHETLKSRKQLEDAGGVPYLADLWEAAPTAANAEYYARIIRDKALVRNLIHTSTELLRDAYDGTTSADELLGQAERKILEIAEKGTTGETHTLEKTIREAFDRIDKRAGTAHLAISGIGTGYVDLDNITAGLQNNELIIIAARPSVGKTAFALNVVRHVIVEERLPVFFVSLEQSRVELAERLLCCQARVDSHKLRKGHLNSDDMQKLLNAGEQLTGNARDGKVKLFIDDTPGQSMLRISANARRLKLRHDLRLVVIDYLQLIEPENRRDPRQEQVAQISRRLKFLARELSIPVIALAQVNRASEDRQDHKPRLADLRESGSIEQDADTCMMLHRPGKFDGAQEDNILEIIIAKQRNGPTGDITLTYLKQYMRYENYAADAGFVGSI, encoded by the coding sequence ATGTCCGCCGACCTGATTTCCCCCGACCGCCTTCCGCCGCAGAGCCGCGAGGCCGAACGGGGGCTGCTCGGCAGCGTCTTGCGCGACAACGAGGTGATCTCGGAAATCCTCCAGATCATCCGCCCGGACAACTTCTATTTCGACGCGCACCAGAAGATTTTCCAGGTCATCATCGACCTTTACCAGGACGGCAAGCCGGTCGACCTGGTCATCCTGCACGAAACACTCAAGAGCCGCAAACAGCTCGAAGACGCGGGCGGCGTGCCGTACCTGGCCGATCTGTGGGAGGCGGCCCCGACCGCGGCGAACGCCGAATACTACGCCCGAATCATCCGGGACAAGGCACTCGTCCGCAACCTGATCCACACCAGCACCGAACTCCTGCGGGACGCCTACGACGGCACCACCTCGGCCGACGAATTGCTCGGGCAGGCCGAGCGGAAGATCCTGGAGATCGCCGAGAAGGGGACGACCGGCGAAACGCACACGCTCGAAAAGACGATCCGGGAAGCCTTCGACCGGATCGACAAGCGGGCGGGCACCGCCCACCTGGCCATCAGCGGGATCGGGACCGGGTACGTCGACCTCGACAACATCACGGCCGGCCTCCAGAACAACGAACTCATCATCATCGCCGCCCGCCCGTCGGTCGGGAAGACGGCGTTCGCCCTGAACGTCGTCCGGCACGTGATTGTCGAGGAGCGGCTGCCGGTGTTCTTCGTCAGCCTGGAACAGTCGCGGGTCGAGCTGGCCGAACGGTTGCTCTGCTGCCAGGCCCGGGTGGACAGCCACAAGCTGCGGAAGGGGCACCTCAACTCGGACGACATGCAGAAGCTATTGAACGCCGGCGAACAGCTCACCGGGAACGCCCGGGACGGCAAGGTCAAACTGTTTATCGACGACACGCCGGGCCAGTCGATGCTCCGCATCTCGGCGAACGCCCGCCGGCTCAAGCTCCGGCACGACCTCCGGCTGGTCGTCATCGACTACCTCCAGCTGATCGAGCCGGAAAACCGCCGCGACCCCCGGCAGGAACAGGTCGCCCAGATCAGCCGGCGGCTCAAGTTCCTCGCGCGCGAACTGAGCATCCCGGTGATCGCGCTGGCCCAGGTGAACCGGGCATCCGAAGACCGCCAGGACCACAAGCCGCGGCTCGCGGACCTGCGGGAAAGCGGCTCGATCGAGCAGGACGCGGACACCTGTATGATGCTCCACCGGCCCGGGAAGTTCGACGGCGCGCAGGAAGACAACATCCTCGAAATCATCATCGCCAAGCAGCGGAACGGGCCGACCGGGGACATCACGTTGACCTACCTGAAGCAGTACATGCGGTACGAAAACTACGCGGCCGACGCCGGGTTCGTCGGCTCGATCTGA
- the clpB gene encoding ATP-dependent chaperone ClpB, with protein sequence MDMNRLTEKARETLAGAQSMAARLNHQQIDLEHVLSAMLDQEGGLAPSVLSKAGVAVHSLRSQVQADLARMPKVTGPSGAAENQYVTGRFNKLLAQAEDEAKKLKDDYISVEHLLLALLDDRGTAGTTLKNAGANRTNVLKALQEIRGSQRVTTQNPEGTYQSLEKYGRDLTQAARDGKLDPVIGRDEEIRRVIQILSRRTKNNPVLIGEPGVGKTAIAEGLAQRIVRGDVPEGLKDKRIVALDMGALIAGAKFRGEFEERLKAVLKEVTSSAGQIVLFIDELHTVVGAGKAEGAMDAGNLLKPMLARGELHCIGATTLDEYRQHIEKDAALERRFQPVVVDQPSVEDTISILRGLKEKYEVHHGVRIKDAALVSAAVLSNRYITDRFLPDKAIDLMDEAAAKLRTEIDSMPTELDERSRRVMQLEIEREALKKETDAASKDRLARLEKELADSKADTDALRARWQEEKKGVQHLREVRGQIEDVKRQIEVAEREYDLNKAAELKYGKLPDLERTLKTMEYAQTAPEAGHRLLKEEVGEQDIAAVVSRWTGVPVTRLLEGEKEKLLHLEDELHRRVIGQDEAVTAVSEAVVRARAGLNDPHRPLGSFIFLGPTGVGKTELARALAAFLFDDERAMIRIDMSEYQEKHTVSRLVGAPPGYVGYDEGGQLTEAVRRRPYSVLLFDEIEKAHPDVFNILLQVLDDGRLTDGQGRTVDFKNTIVIMTSNVGSQKILHYRGSTIGEIYERMKDEVMNELRKGFRPEFLNRVDEIIVFHALKEDDLKHIIDIQLDRLRERLADRKITITVTDAAKTHLVRSGYDPTYGARPLKRTLQREVETALARRLMSGAIRDGMRIEIDYDPSHDALSFKPTAAAGVAG encoded by the coding sequence ATGGACATGAATCGTCTAACCGAAAAAGCCCGGGAGACCCTTGCTGGCGCCCAGTCGATGGCCGCCCGGCTCAACCACCAACAAATCGACCTCGAACACGTCCTGTCTGCCATGCTGGACCAGGAAGGTGGCCTCGCGCCGTCCGTGCTGAGCAAGGCCGGCGTCGCCGTCCACTCGCTCCGGTCGCAGGTCCAGGCGGATCTCGCGCGGATGCCCAAGGTCACGGGTCCGAGCGGCGCCGCCGAGAACCAGTACGTGACCGGCCGGTTCAACAAGCTCCTCGCCCAGGCGGAAGACGAGGCCAAGAAGCTCAAGGACGACTACATCTCCGTCGAACACCTGCTCCTGGCCCTGCTCGACGACCGCGGGACCGCCGGCACGACCCTCAAGAACGCGGGGGCCAACCGCACGAACGTCCTGAAGGCCCTCCAAGAAATTCGCGGGAGCCAGCGCGTGACCACCCAGAATCCCGAAGGCACGTACCAGTCGCTCGAAAAGTACGGCCGCGACCTGACCCAGGCCGCGCGGGACGGCAAGCTCGACCCGGTCATCGGGCGGGACGAAGAGATCCGCCGGGTGATCCAGATCCTGAGCCGCCGGACCAAGAACAACCCGGTCCTCATCGGCGAGCCCGGCGTCGGCAAGACGGCCATCGCCGAGGGACTCGCCCAGCGGATCGTCCGCGGCGACGTGCCCGAGGGGTTGAAGGACAAGCGGATCGTCGCCCTCGACATGGGCGCCCTCATCGCCGGCGCGAAGTTCCGCGGCGAATTCGAGGAACGGCTGAAAGCGGTCCTGAAAGAAGTGACGTCGTCGGCTGGCCAGATCGTGCTGTTCATCGACGAACTGCACACCGTCGTCGGCGCCGGCAAGGCCGAGGGGGCGATGGACGCCGGCAACCTGCTCAAGCCGATGCTCGCGCGGGGCGAACTCCACTGCATCGGGGCGACCACGCTCGACGAGTACCGCCAGCACATTGAGAAGGACGCGGCCCTCGAACGCCGGTTCCAGCCGGTCGTCGTCGACCAGCCCTCGGTCGAGGACACGATCTCGATTCTGCGCGGGCTCAAGGAGAAGTACGAGGTCCACCACGGCGTCCGCATCAAGGACGCCGCCCTGGTGTCGGCCGCCGTGCTGTCGAACCGCTACATCACCGACCGGTTCCTGCCGGACAAGGCGATCGACCTGATGGACGAGGCCGCGGCCAAGCTGCGGACCGAGATCGACTCGATGCCGACGGAACTCGACGAGCGGTCCCGCCGCGTCATGCAGCTGGAGATCGAGCGCGAGGCGTTGAAGAAAGAAACCGACGCGGCTTCCAAGGACCGGCTCGCCCGGCTCGAAAAGGAGCTGGCCGACTCCAAGGCCGACACCGACGCGCTGCGGGCGCGGTGGCAGGAGGAGAAGAAGGGCGTTCAGCACCTCCGCGAGGTCCGCGGGCAGATCGAGGACGTGAAGCGGCAGATCGAGGTCGCCGAACGGGAGTACGACCTGAACAAGGCGGCCGAACTCAAGTACGGCAAGCTGCCGGACCTGGAGCGGACGCTGAAGACGATGGAGTACGCCCAGACCGCCCCGGAAGCCGGCCACCGGCTCCTCAAAGAGGAAGTCGGCGAGCAGGACATCGCGGCCGTCGTCAGCCGGTGGACCGGGGTGCCGGTTACGCGGCTACTCGAAGGCGAGAAGGAAAAGCTCCTCCACCTGGAAGACGAGTTGCACCGCCGGGTGATCGGGCAGGACGAGGCGGTGACGGCGGTGAGCGAGGCCGTGGTCCGCGCGCGCGCCGGCCTGAACGACCCGCACCGCCCGCTGGGCAGCTTCATCTTCCTCGGCCCGACGGGGGTGGGGAAGACGGAACTGGCCCGCGCCCTGGCCGCGTTCCTGTTCGACGACGAGCGGGCGATGATCCGCATTGACATGTCCGAGTACCAGGAGAAGCACACGGTCTCCCGGCTGGTCGGCGCGCCCCCGGGCTACGTCGGCTACGACGAGGGCGGCCAGCTCACCGAAGCGGTCCGCCGGCGGCCGTACAGCGTGCTGCTGTTCGACGAGATCGAGAAGGCACACCCGGACGTGTTCAACATCCTGCTCCAGGTGCTGGACGACGGCCGCCTGACCGACGGCCAGGGCCGGACGGTCGACTTCAAGAACACGATCGTGATCATGACGTCGAACGTCGGCAGCCAGAAGATCCTGCACTACCGCGGCAGCACGATCGGCGAGATCTACGAGCGGATGAAGGACGAGGTAATGAACGAACTCCGCAAGGGGTTCCGGCCCGAGTTCCTGAACCGGGTCGACGAGATCATCGTCTTCCACGCCCTGAAGGAGGACGACCTCAAGCACATCATCGACATCCAGCTCGACCGGCTCCGCGAGCGCCTGGCCGACCGGAAGATCACGATTACCGTGACCGACGCGGCCAAGACGCACCTGGTCCGCTCCGGCTACGACCCGACGTATGGCGCCCGCCCGCTCAAGCGGACGCTCCAGCGGGAAGTCGAAACGGCCCTCGCCCGGCGGCTGATGAGCGGCGCGATCCGCGACGGCATGCGGATCGAGATCGACTACGACCCGTCTCACGACGCGCTGTCGTTCAAGCCGACGGCCGCGGCCGGGGTGGCGGGGTAA
- the ispF gene encoding 2-C-methyl-D-erythritol 2,4-cyclodiphosphate synthase: protein MFRVGSGHDTHRLVEGRPLILGGVHVAHPRGLYGHSDADVVLHAVTDALLGAAGLGDIGDAYPDTDPQWKGADSARFLTETVARLNQLGWRTVNTDVTVFAQEPKLGPVKAAIRTKLAELLGVAADCVNVKAKTGEKVGHIGRAEAIGCHAVVLIERA from the coding sequence GTGTTCCGCGTCGGGTCCGGTCACGACACGCACCGCCTGGTCGAGGGCCGCCCGCTGATCCTCGGCGGCGTCCACGTCGCCCACCCCCGCGGGCTGTACGGCCACTCGGACGCCGACGTGGTCCTCCACGCCGTCACCGACGCCCTGCTCGGCGCCGCCGGTCTCGGCGACATCGGCGACGCCTACCCGGACACCGACCCACAGTGGAAGGGCGCGGACAGCGCCCGGTTCCTGACCGAGACCGTCGCCCGGCTGAACCAGCTCGGCTGGCGGACCGTCAATACAGACGTGACCGTGTTCGCCCAGGAGCCCAAGCTCGGCCCCGTCAAAGCAGCGATTCGAACCAAACTGGCCGAACTGCTCGGCGTCGCGGCCGATTGTGTGAACGTGAAGGCGAAGACGGGCGAGAAGGTCGGGCACATCGGCCGCGCGGAGGCGATCGGGTGCCACGCGGTGGTGCTGATCGAGCGGGCGTGA